The DNA segment ggatgacttcgtcgatgcacttattaatgacgCCGGTGACTGATATGATAAAatcttcaatgccatcggaataATCCGGGAACATATTCTAATCCATGTCCTTGTTTATCTACGACTTCAAGAAACATAGAATATTgcagttcttcaggtcccgttgatagtacagtctcgaacggagctcgtccagtttgttctctTGTGACTGTATGTTcggcaacagaatagagggtagAGGTGGTTTATTTACTCACTAACGTAGTCTCGTTAGGATGCCGGCTCATCTGCCTCTCTTGCGCCATCGCTTCCTCTTTTGAGTCCCGGGGATTAGTGCCTGGTCCGAGTAAGAAGAACGTCTATAGCTGCCAactcgttgaagtagaaatggtcttccaaatcgaggttagtgatcacTTTTCTGATGACCAAAAGCTGTTCTCAgtcataggaaatgatggcgGAGACATTATGTAAAATACAAAGGAAAATGCTGCACACTGCTTCACATGATACCAGGTGATTTTATTATAACAAGTGTGCAGCGTTTTCCTTTTTATTTTTCATGAATTCACCTACAACTCCTGTAAAAAAGGCAGCCGTGCTCCTCTCCTCTACTTAACTTCCCCTCACAGTCCCTTCATGTTTCCCTTTACTGTTAGTTTGACTGCTCAGCCTACCTAAATTATCCCTCACGCATCATAGACCTGCCCTTCCCAACCAATCAGAGCGCTTGGAAATGTGCATCTGGACACTGCACCCTCCCACTCAGGTACGAGTGTTATCATCATCCGAAGGGAGAAGACACAAGTTTCTGAGGACATTTTATTGTCGGCAGTAACACGAATGTCTGAATGTTGCGCGTGCAACATTGGGGGTTTTACATACTGTGTAATAATAGGTAATTACCACCAATTACTTCCTGTTACTTTGATAGCTTTCAGACATATGTTCTACTGTATGGCTGTTACTATTCTTCAATGTTAGAGTTGCCAATACTTCTTTGCCAATACTTCTttgcctgtggctcagttggtagagcatggtgtttgcaacgccagcatggtgtgtgcaatgccagggttgtgggtttgattcccacggggggccagtacataaaaaaaaaaaatgtatgaaatgtatgcattcactactgtaagtcgctctggataagagtgtctgctaaattactaaaatgtaaattgtatGTAGTATTATTCCGTACTGCCATAAGTGTTATTGCATTGGTTGCACAAGTACTTTTGCAGAAAGGGTTTAATTGTTGTATTGGTAAAGATAGTATTTTGCATGCACAAGCTAACACAGTGTTTCCATAGTGGCCTTTATTAAGGTGTTTTATTGCGCTGTCATGGGGAGCTTCAGAATCATCCCAGACAGCTCTTGGAGCTTGCTCATGCGTAGAGTAATTTAAAGACCCGGTGGCGCCAGGGCAGCTCTGATAAGGTCTCAGCCTGGCAGATTCTCACACAAAGCCGGAGAGAGAGGGTGTCATAAATCTCGACCCTTAGTCAACCTAAGTAAttgtcttctctttctctctaagaGATGACTGTTTAAGTTTATGTTTATATTGATGCTGTGTTTATAGCCCTTTATAGACATGTTGTAAGTGTAATGCCATTTGCCATTTATTCATGTACATATATGTATATTGTAAAGTTATAACCCTTAACTAATACTGTTTACATGTGTTCATATCTTTGTCTTATGAGCCACAACAAAAAAATTCCAAGTCATTCGGGATGACCAAAATCATATATAAACATCTTCAAATGGAAACAGCTGTGTCTGCGAGTGTGCGGTGGTGACTATCAAGAGAACATTGATGCGCCTCAACATCATGTTCTAACCAGACAGCACTATAGAGGACGGAACCAAACCAATCAGTTGTAAGTATAGAGCGGGTGAGGGCATACCAGCCAACCGTTTTTACGTGGTCCTTCTAGCCGGATTTAGAGACCAACCGTTTTTCACATGGTCCGTCCTTTCTCCGGGTTTAGCGACCAATAGTTTTTACAACTCCAGCCCCTGCACAAATTACCTGGATGTGCGTATGTTCTTcagtttttaattgtttttattttactaggcaagtcagttaagaacacgatcttatttacaatgacacaaTGGAgacattatgtaaaaaaaaatgacgATCAGCAGAAAAAAGCACAAAATTGCAGAACTGGTCAGGAGCCCATAAAATGGCTGCTATCCACTGCAGCGCCATCTGGTGCGAGGGAACACAAATAAAGAGCTGGTTTTACCACACACTGTTTGAAATGTTCATGTAGAAGTACAAGGATGCTTTGCTTACTGTGAATTTGTTTTGAGTGTAGTTTAAAAGGGTGGTCATTTTATTTCCTGTGTTGTGTGTATTGTGGCTTTGCCTTCATTATGATGAAGTTAATAATTGAGACACCAAAATAGGTTATTCTAGCAAAAGACTCACTTTTTGTAACCTTGCTTGCGCAGGTaggagagacatcagagactgtaataTTTCTACCCTCTGCCCAGGCTTTTATCTGGGGGCCGAGGCTAGTAGTCTCCCTAGTCCCCAGGCAGACAGTTTGCCTCCCACATGAACAATGTTCTGTTGCCCTATACAGCTGCGTTTAGACAAAGaatatctattatattgacaagatagccAAGTGACTGCTCTAATGGAAATACATGTTCTCAATGATTGCAGGCAGGAGAGAGCAGGTGGGGCcactagccaatgagagggcagataaacatgtgaacaacaggcacaattAAGTTGTTTTTCTAAAAGTTGCAGGAATGCCCCGTGCATCATCCACCTATATAAGTACATTTGTAACAGCCTAAGCATTACGAAACGTTTTGGTTGAGGTAAATTCTCTCGCTCAGCCTCTTCCTCTCCGATTTTGATATTGGTGAAGTTCGTTTTGCATTGCCCGGTACCCCGGTTGAGCTGAGTTTGTCATTTTTAGACCATTCCCTTGGCCCTTAAGCGAAATTTTTACTCACCCGGGGCACCGGGACATGCAAAAACTCCACCATTTTTACTATTATCACATCAGGgcgggatgaacgagtgacgaattttcgggcaagggcggtccatttaaaaaccattccttcctccctcgccctGCATACTTGTCAGACGCCATgaaacgtcatcagaagtgtccacttgaTTTGACGATTGAGGGGATAGGGTTTGTCTTTTAAAGTGTTTGGAACGTACAAGGTCTGGGATTTCCCGAGACTACGATGAATAAAATAATATTCATACAATTTTTCCTCCCATCCAGTAGGTGGCGTGCTTTACCGTTTCTATTCATAGAAAGCGGTATCCTGTCTGCGACGTCAGCATATTTCACCAACTCTGCAGCTACTTGGGAAGACTTTCAACTGAGAAGTTGAAAATATAGCAAAAATGGTCAGTATTTTGTCATCATATGTTGACAATCCACAACATGTTCCGCGTATACTTGTAATTATGCATAGTCATGTCGGATATACGTTTCTTTGGAAATGGATGAGGGTGGATTTGTGCGGCATACTTTCGCCGGTCAGCTGTAGGCTAGGTTCCAGCGTGGCGATATGGCGCTCAAAGGCCTACCTCAACATTTCAAATGGCATAAAAACACGTTTGTTGTAGATGTCAGCCCAAATGCTGTGTTTAGATGGTACGAGGTAGACGGCAAACCAGATGTAATTGTTTTTCAACGAGAACACAACGGTGAATGCCGCCAGCCTCCACGGTAAACGGGACTTGCCGCCAGAGTTAAAATATTTAAACTTCTGCCTTCGCGTTGTTTTCTGCCTGATTTGTACTGTTTACTGAAATCACTATAGTAATGCATACCGCCGCGCTGGCTTACTTTTGCCTTCAACCAAAAAAGAAATGGAACAAGAAGAAAAAAAGTTTCTGCCGAGgtgcactttgaagatgttacAAACTGTCCACATTTAGTTTTCCTCTGCAAGCAAAACTAGTAACGCATAGAAAGCCAAACAACCCCATAGTAGAATTGTCTATATTTTTTACCTAGTGAGCGTGTTGTGTTCGCAGAAAACTATTAATCTACAGACGTATTCAAGTTATGAGTGGCATAGGGAGGGAAACATGTATTCGTACAAGCAGTCAATGCACAACTATTCGTTACTGTCGCAGGTTTAAGATGGGgatctccccccccaaaaaaaatatcaaATACCCGCGCGAGCTGTACCATTTTTAAACCCGGAAGTTTTAGCGGCAGCATGTTAAGTACATTATGTGGCGCTAAATATAACACGTGTCAATTGTAGACAAACTTGGGGTAAAACTCCACCCTACCTCAGTCATTTTGGAGTGACATAAATTTTGATGAGAgatcacattttttgttgttgagcagAAGTAGTGGCATCCAGGgaaagtgggagggagggagggatggcgaCATTAACTGGTTTCTGTGAGAAGCACAGGCGTGTTATCCTCGGTGGCGTTTGGCCTACGTTATATTCATTGTGCTTATGCACTTTATTTAGGGCCCAGCCTGCAGAAATATGTATTACATGGTAGCTGACACGCCTGAACCATTCGACAGAAGTCTGCAATGGCAGCTGTTTCACCTCTTTCTTTCTACAGGGCTTTGTGAAAGTCGTTAAAAGTAAGGCCTACTTCAAGAGATACCAGGTGAAATTCAGGAGAAGGCGAGGTACATTTTTCTTGATATGTAAATGCACATTCACGCACCCTTTATATGTCATATTCTCGCCAACTTCTGGCTGCGGTTCAAActcataaaagacacaccctatttGTCGTTGGTACAAAttattagccaagcaagggaagtttgctacgtaagcccctcagccctagTTTTTTAATggagtttgcgagtgtacaattatgtacACTTCGGGGCCTGAAccgccccataattcaattcgcgatgattgtacatccgctaagaaaaatCCGGCAAAACGTAAAACCTCAACatggagtcaacatacaagtgaaagtaaataagttagaaattgggCTACTCGTgcacaaacacgtctcgtaaaaGTAACAATGTTTTTGTTgggttagcttttggaaattgtagaaataaaacattttccttcaaaagttccagctaggcaggctaatgctagttagctaattaatttgctagctatcatacagtaggcgtatattaataattctatagttaatataagtagacatgcaatcataattgaccgtagcgcatataaagcacctATAAGCTAACGATAGCTCAAAACACAATCGGTGGGGGATGAATTTCCAGGcaagggtggtccatttaaaaTTCACTTGCCctgaggggagagggtgtgtctgttaagtgtttggaatgcagccacTGACTGAATAGAATGgagaataaacatttttttccctTTTATGACAAATGCTGGCACACTAACCAGTTGTGTGAATTTGTGATAAATTCACTGCTTCTTGATGATGATTCCAAGACCTCTGAGCAAATTGTAGTTGGTCCTTCGTTTGCGACGGCTGATGTTTTTTTGTTCTTTCAAGACGGGGCTGAGAGAAGCGAGATGAATGCACTACTAGAAGTGCTGAAGAAACAGTCAAGTGATTGGCTAATTCTGGCATACTAGCCAGTTGTGTGTTTGGTGTGATTGTCTTTGACAGAGGGGAAGACTGACTACTTTGCCCGTAAGCGCCTGGTCATACAAGACAAGAACAAGTACAACACTCCCAAGTACAGGATGATCGTGAGGTTCTCCAACAGAGATATCTGCTGTCAGGTGAGTgcagtgtgcaggcttttgtcccTGCCCAGCTCTAAGAATCttgattaaaaacatttttttaccacATCCAGACCCTCACCACTTCTATCTCTGTTTCAGATCGCTTACGCCAAGATTGAGGGTGACCAGATTGTCAGTGCCGCCTACTCCCATGAACTGCCAAAGTACGGCATCACAGTGGGACTGACAAACTACGCTGCAGCCTACTGCACAGGCCTACTGCTGGCTCGCAGGGtaagggacagacacacacacgctcaccctaatgcatgcttacacacacatactgtatgcataCACACGCCTCGTGCAAAAAATGTTCTCGCATTTTCTCATAGTTAATTTCTCTGTTTTCATGAGGAAGCTGGTTGACGTCGCTGTAATTATACTGGAATGACTTCACCCTGAGTAAAGTTGTTTGTCAGGGCGTTGATGCACTGGCAAATTAattgttgattttttttaaatgaagacCTGCATCATGCTGAAAGGGGAAGACAGACCTGTGTGTACAGTTTTCTGAAGCTTATAATTTTCTCTAACCTGTGACGCTGGTATGGGGATATTCTTTACCTGCTTTTACAGTCGTGTGGCCTCCGTCTATCAGTGAATGCAATTAATTTCAGTATAGCAAGCTACTATTCATTTGAGGATATACATTTGCAACCAGGATTGCTGCGAAATGTTAGACTGCATTTCTCTAATGAAACAtcgttctctctcgctcctcAGCTGCTGAACAAGTTTGGCCTGGACCAGGTGTACGAGGGCCAGGTGGAGGTGACGGGAGATGAGTTCAACGTGGAGAGTATAGACGGCCAGCCGGGGGCCTTCACGTGTTTTCTAGACGCCGGGCTAGCCAGGACGTCGACGGGCAACAAAGTGTTCGGAGCACTAAAGGGCGCCGTAGACGGTGGCCTCTCAATTCCTCACAGGTTAGTTGAGTGCAGGTTAAAGCTGAATATGGATCCCCTTTTTTGCCCATCTAGGACTTGAAATGTCCTATATGATCAACACAGAGGGGTAAAGTATTATAGTTCTCTCATAAACCTGTAGTGAAGGCTGAACACCTCACTGCGGATCCTGTCGGGAGATACAAATGTGTCCACGTCTCTTTTGCACTTCATCGGAAAATGTTTGCCCAAGACTAGACTATCAATTCTGTAATAAGACATTGCCTTtttgtcattttaaaatgttattatgGAAAACTTCGTTTTTAATTTGACTATTCAAAGTCACTGTCCACTAAATCGACCAAAGTAATCGGTGTGGTACCTCTCGCTCCTCAGCACGAAACGTTTCCCAGGCTATGACATGGAGAGCAAAGAGTTCAACGCAGAGATGCATCGCAAACACATCATGGGCATGAACGTGTCGGACTACATGAGCTACCTGATGGAGGAGGACGAAGACGCCTACAAGAAACAGTTCTCCCGCTTCATAAAGAACGGAGTCACTCCAGACACAGTAAGGTCATTTTACACAGGCCACTGAATCAGACATTAGTGACGGGAAAGCCTGTACTCCTGATCCTGTAATGGGAGAGTATCAGTTGGTTTGGCAACTCCTTTTAAACACGCTACGTTAAATTCGCTGCTTCTTGATGATGATTCCAAGACCTCTGAGCAAATTGTAGTTGGTCCTTCGTTTGCGACGgctgatgtttttttttgttctttcaAGACGGGGCTGAGAGAAGCGAGATGAATGACCAGATAGTGCTGAAGGTTGAACTGTTTTTGTTACCTTACCTCGGTCTAAACAATGTGTTCTTTCAGGTAGAGGAGATGTACAAGAAAGCACATGCTGCCATTAGAGAGAACCCAGTCCACGAAAAGAAACCCAAAAAAGACATCAAGAAGAAGAGGTGGGTTTGGTACACAGTTGCTGGCTTTTCACTTGGGAACATTTGGATATTGTGCATTGGGGTAGTGCTTCTTTATGATGATACAAAGTATGCTGAGCAAAATGTAGTTGGTCCTTCATTTGCAACAGCTGATGTCCATTGTCCTTTCAAGACGGGGCTGAGAGAAGCGACTGTATATTGTAGCGTCAACTTTGAGCTATCGGTCTTTAATCTCATTCACTGTGCTGATGGTTAATGGGGGTATTGTTTTCTGTCGCAGGTGGAACCGCGCCAAACTCTCGTTGGCACAGAGAAAGGACCGCGTCGCCCAGAAAAAGGCCAGCTTTCTACGAGCACAGGAAGCAGAGGCGGCGGACGGTTAGACGGACCGCTGGCTTAATAAATGTATTGCAAATGACTTTGTTTCACCGTCACTTTGCGAGAATGGCTTCCTGTATACTGccgtttttttttatatttgaggGAAATTCTGGTGTAATTGAATGAGTTGATTTAGCAGGTCCTCCCATTCCGTTTTTAACATCCTTTACTAACCTTTTTAGTCTGGGCATATTTTTTTTCATACTCACTGCACAGACAGTCAGGATAATCCACTTTCAACTCGACTGAGACCACAGTGGTGAGTGGTATGTGATTTTTATTGTGCAAAATCATGCTGGTTCAAACGTCAAGGTAAACATGGAAACATACATCAGGATTAGTTGGTCAGGATATCAGGGTACATTGCAATTCATCCCTCAAAACCGAAGGTCACAGCTGCATTTAACTCCTTCAGAATCCACATCGGACTGGGGTTCCTTCTTAAAAGATGTACAGTGTGACCTACTTGTTTTTAAGTTTAGGCTTGAAAGAACATAGAAACAGCAAGTAAAATGCAGTTCATGTACACTACCTCCTTAAGTGGTAGATAACAAGTCTGGTGTTTTCAGCATGATCTCTAGCTTGTACAGAATATGGCACTAGTATGCTACACAGGGTTTAGTGGGAAACTACAAATGTTTGAGAAATGTACATGGTACACAAACCAAGCAAACTGGCTCTTGTCGGAGGGCGGAGAAGAGCCTTTAATTATTTGTCCAGTTTTGATGCAGCACTGCTATATGCCAATACAAATCATCAAGTGAGGAAGGGTGGTGAAATGTCCAGCAAAGTGGATGTCTCCGTGGGATGTGCCCCAGTATCTTACCTCCTGCAGTATACACTCGTTCCATTACTTCCCATGAATCTAAAAGCAATGGATCGACTAAAAGGAGGTCCACCATATTGGTAATACCGGTCATTTCAAATCATGGCAGGAAAGATTATTGGGACAAAGCCATAGACTTCTATACGCTTTCCccggttttatatatatatatatataggtcacATTGTCTTCATGTAATGTGAAAGTGTAGTTCATGCTATCACTTCAAAATGTTCCATGAGCTCCTTCATAAACAGCAAATATCTACAGTTTCCCAGCATCCTGAATATGAATTGTAGTAGTCCATTCTTCCAACGACTCATGCCTAGATTAAATTGGGTCAAGCTTTAGCCGACACTAGCTAATATTTTGGCGGGTCTGAGGTGGAGCTGTCAAATCGCTGGGCGGCTGCTTTTGATTGTCATGAAGCCACtcgcgttagaagttcagaacgagaaagtgtaggctatatagaaataatgatgctcaaattgaaaatcattcaTCAGCCTAATTGAGGTCTAGACTACATCTCACAGTAGTGTTCGAAGTTGTACAACGTTTTAATTTATCTTAGAGGGAAATGTAAAAAGGAAAAAATATCTCCACACCAACATCAAAATGTGAAAATGGCACATTTGTTACGCAGTAAAAAAAGAAGGGACAATTTCCAATGACGTCaaccaattagtaggcaatgTCTACTCATAATTGGTTACAATCACACGATGCACACCGATGGTGTCACTGGAAACTTATCTTCCTCAAGTTTTACTGCAAAACAAAGTAGTGATAAAATAGCTTTTCTAAAGGTATAGACTAAAGGGAGTTCCACCATATTTCGAATACCAGTAATTTCCGTTCAAataggtataatgccaggagccgctggtggatttgacagctctactGTAGTTACACCGCCAAAACAACTGCTATGCAGCATAAAACGGGtggtaaataaaacaatatagtACGTCTTGAATGAACGATCCACCAAAatggttgagtttttagaaatcATTTCCCCAAAGGCTTCTCTGTGCCAGTAGCAGACTTGTCAGTACGTCTTAATTCTTTGAGCATCATGAGTCTTTAGTATGGGAGATCTGTCTCCACAGCAGAGCTTTGAGGTTGTTCAGGATGAGTGAGTGTTCCATGTCCATCTGGCCCGCTGAGCCCCTGAGGGCCATGCAGGCATACAGCTgcctctctagctcctctctcagCTCCGACGGCGCTCCCCTCAGGAGGTAGTCCCTCAGCGCCCTGCACGCCTTGGCCAGGTTGGGCTGGGTAACCTCCTCCCTGCATCGTTTCTGAGCCACGTCGCAAGATGTCCGGCAGTCCGCCCCCAACAAGCAGTCGTCGTCCTTCTCGCAGTGCAGCGTGCGCATGGTTCGCCTGAACGCGTCCTCGGAGACGATGGCCCTCGGGTCGGTGAGGCGGAGGTCGTGGCGGTCCGTGTAGCCGAAGTGGCCGGCGCTCAGGTCGCACATGAGGAAGCTGCCGTAGTTGCCGTGGAAGATGTCCTCCACCAGCTCCAGGAGACCCATGGAGATCTTGGCTTTGCGGGGCCACGAGGGGGTGAACCACTGGTCCATGCTGCGTTGGGCCCCACTGGGGACCCAGGCCTCCAGGGGCCAGGGGAGGCTGACACCGTAAAGGGGGCCATAGGGTACCCTCTCGGTCATGTACAGGTCTCCACAGAAGCCCATCAGACGAGGGGTGTGGCCCCGTTCCTGGAGGAGCAGGCCCAGCAGCACCTCGTCCAACTGGAGAAGAGCCCAGGCCGAACGGGCCTCTGGGAGCGAGACGTGGCCGTCCTTGTTGCCATCGGCGACACTGAGTATTTGGGTCACCAGGCTGGCCAGATTAGCTTGCTCGCCCAGTTTTGACTGGAGATGGGAGtaagtggagagagggggaggaaggacaTGAAGAGAGGTTTAAAATGTATCCTTTATAAACTATGCAGATTTCAGTAAAAATGTTGGTGCAATAAATAACCAAAGCATCAAAGGACTTCGATGGAGacaaaaacccatgtcaaaacgGTATGCTGATTATTTGCGACAGCATCTGACAGTCAATAGCGGCAACAGTTCCAAGACCTTGAGGTGATTGAAGACCATCTCGCGGAACTTCTCCACAGACGTTCCGCGGGTGGGTTTGTCGAAGACTGCAGCCTCTCTCCGGGGCTCCGGCTCCTCTCCCAGCTCATAGTGCAGCACCTCCCCCACCTGGCAGCGGATCACCCCGTCCACGTCACCCCAGCCACCTGTGTACACCTGAGAGCCCCAGGCAAGAGGAACGAGAGGGACAACCAGAGATGCATTACATTATTTATACACCTAATGTCAATAAGAACTGATGGTACTGGATTACTATTTTGAACTGACGGTGCATGGAAATACTGTAGTGAACTTCTACTGAAGACACCGCGCCCTTCAATAAAACCATTGGCCACATACGGGAACTTGCTGAAGTGCCTTCTTGAGTCAACACTAGGGCTGTAGGTCCGGGTCCTAGGAGGATGCACTGATCTAAGGTTGGTTTTACTGATCCTGGACCTGTACTTGGCACAGACCAAGACAActtgtacagtacagtaacccctGCAGCT comes from the Salmo trutta chromosome 21, fSalTru1.1, whole genome shotgun sequence genome and includes:
- the LOC115156704 gene encoding 60S ribosomal protein L5 isoform X1, with amino-acid sequence MGFVKVVKSKAYFKRYQVKFRRRREGKTDYFARKRLVIQDKNKYNTPKYRMIVRFSNRDICCQIAYAKIEGDQIVSAAYSHELPKYGITVGLTNYAAAYCTGLLLARRLLNKFGLDQVYEGQVEVTGDEFNVESIDGQPGAFTCFLDAGLARTSTGNKVFGALKGAVDGGLSIPHSTKRFPGYDMESKEFNAEMHRKHIMGMNVSDYMSYLMEEDEDAYKKQFSRFIKNGVTPDTVEEMYKKAHAAIRENPVHEKKPKKDIKKKRWNRAKLSLAQRKDRVAQKKASFLRAQEAEAADG
- the LOC115156703 gene encoding divergent protein kinase domain 1A; protein product: MARGLFPRAWIKKSFFFQARISFVRVKYLFLTWLTVFVGGWVIYVQYSNYTELCRGHECKNAICDKYRRGIIDGSACSSLCDKDTLYLGRCLSTSPNNQVYTGGWGDVDGVIRCQVGEVLHYELGEEPEPRREAAVFDKPTRGTSVEKFREMVFNHLKSKLGEQANLASLVTQILSVADGNKDGHVSLPEARSAWALLQLDEVLLGLLLQERGHTPRLMGFCGDLYMTERVPYGPLYGVSLPWPLEAWVPSGAQRSMDQWFTPSWPRKAKISMGLLELVEDIFHGNYGSFLMCDLSAGHFGYTDRHDLRLTDPRAIVSEDAFRRTMRTLHCEKDDDCLLGADCRTSCDVAQKRCREEVTQPNLAKACRALRDYLLRGAPSELREELERQLYACMALRGSAGQMDMEHSLILNNLKALLWRQISHTKDS
- the LOC115156704 gene encoding 60S ribosomal protein L5 isoform X2, producing MIVRFSNRDICCQIAYAKIEGDQIVSAAYSHELPKYGITVGLTNYAAAYCTGLLLARRLLNKFGLDQVYEGQVEVTGDEFNVESIDGQPGAFTCFLDAGLARTSTGNKVFGALKGAVDGGLSIPHSTKRFPGYDMESKEFNAEMHRKHIMGMNVSDYMSYLMEEDEDAYKKQFSRFIKNGVTPDTVEEMYKKAHAAIRENPVHEKKPKKDIKKKRWNRAKLSLAQRKDRVAQKKASFLRAQEAEAADG